A genomic window from Streptomyces sp. MST-110588 includes:
- a CDS encoding adenylosuccinate synthetase — translation MHTIVVDLGYGDAGKGTVVDRLCAPGPGAPPVAAVVRFNGGAQAAHNVLTGDGRHHTFAQFGSGTFHGVPTHLSRHMLVDPLALATEARHLASLGVPDPLSLLTVDRRALLTAPYHAAANRAREQARGPARHGSCGMGIGETAAYALAHPSDAPTAGDCLSRTVLRRKLALLRDRLSEQLGSPPGALPPDVPPLDPCLDAFAAFAAHVTLVDDTHLPRLLRRGPVVFEGAQGVLLDEWHGFHPYTTWSTTTFANAESLLADAGQPRAALRLGVVRTYTTRHGPGPLVTEDPGILTAVPERHNGHGRWQGPFRAGHFDAPAHAYAAEVCGGVDALALTHLDAPAHHRGLRIAHAYRTDDGLIRRIPASPPGDLTRQQQLTATLLTARPTHWQTPGPDPHAWTQAIGAALAAPVILESYGPTAADKTDRRPTRPTRTRTPAHRPVSDRRDTGKSKYVSGKVSGVKV, via the coding sequence ATGCACACCATCGTCGTCGACCTCGGTTACGGCGACGCGGGCAAGGGCACCGTCGTCGACCGGCTCTGCGCCCCTGGTCCAGGCGCCCCGCCGGTCGCCGCCGTCGTCCGCTTCAACGGCGGAGCCCAGGCCGCGCACAACGTCCTGACCGGCGACGGCCGTCACCACACCTTCGCCCAGTTCGGATCCGGCACCTTCCACGGCGTGCCCACCCACCTCTCCCGGCACATGCTGGTGGACCCGTTGGCGCTGGCCACCGAGGCCCGGCACCTCGCCTCCCTCGGCGTCCCCGACCCGCTGTCCCTGCTCACCGTCGACCGCCGCGCCCTGCTGACCGCCCCGTACCACGCCGCGGCCAACCGGGCCCGCGAGCAGGCCCGTGGCCCGGCCCGGCACGGCTCGTGCGGCATGGGCATCGGCGAGACCGCCGCGTACGCCCTGGCCCACCCCTCCGACGCACCCACCGCCGGCGACTGCCTCTCCCGTACGGTGCTGCGCCGCAAACTCGCCCTGCTCCGCGACCGGCTGTCCGAACAACTCGGCAGCCCACCGGGCGCCCTGCCACCGGACGTCCCGCCGCTCGACCCTTGCCTGGACGCCTTCGCCGCCTTCGCCGCCCATGTCACCCTCGTCGACGACACCCACCTGCCCCGGCTGCTGCGCCGCGGACCGGTCGTCTTCGAAGGCGCGCAGGGCGTCCTCCTGGACGAATGGCACGGTTTCCACCCCTACACCACCTGGTCCACCACCACCTTCGCCAACGCCGAGTCCCTCCTGGCCGACGCCGGACAGCCGCGCGCGGCGCTGCGCCTGGGAGTCGTCCGTACGTACACCACCCGGCACGGCCCCGGCCCGCTCGTCACCGAGGACCCCGGCATCCTGACGGCCGTCCCCGAACGGCACAACGGCCACGGCCGCTGGCAGGGCCCCTTCCGCGCCGGCCACTTCGACGCGCCGGCCCACGCCTACGCCGCCGAGGTCTGCGGGGGAGTGGACGCCCTCGCGCTCACCCACCTCGACGCCCCGGCCCACCACCGCGGCCTGCGCATCGCCCACGCCTACCGTACGGACGACGGCCTCATACGGCGCATACCGGCCTCACCCCCGGGTGACCTGACCCGCCAGCAGCAGCTCACCGCCACCTTGCTCACCGCCCGCCCCACCCACTGGCAGACCCCCGGCCCCGATCCCCACGCCTGGACCCAAGCCATCGGCGCGGCCCTGGCCGCCCCCGTCATCCTGGAGTCCTACGGCCCCACCGCAGCCGACAAGACCGACCGTAGGCCGACAAGACCGACCCGTACACGGACACCGGCTCATCGCCCGGTGAGCGACCGCCGCGACACCGGAAAGTCGAAATACGTGTCGGGAAAGGTCTCCGGTGTCAAGGTGTAG
- a CDS encoding DUF962 domain-containing protein: MAGHEFGSYEEFWPYYVAMHAKTATRWVHLTGTLTGLAVSAYGLARRRPRLLLGLPVIGYGTAWPAHFLIERNNPATFGHPAWSLRGDMQMIRMMLSGRDAELAATAGKWLAEHGHQDRSV; encoded by the coding sequence ATGGCTGGTCACGAGTTCGGGTCGTACGAGGAGTTCTGGCCGTACTACGTCGCGATGCACGCGAAGACCGCGACCCGGTGGGTGCACCTGACCGGCACCCTGACGGGTTTGGCGGTGTCCGCGTACGGACTGGCGCGGCGGCGCCCCCGGCTGCTGCTCGGACTGCCGGTCATCGGCTACGGGACGGCCTGGCCCGCGCACTTCCTGATCGAGCGGAACAATCCCGCCACCTTCGGGCACCCGGCGTGGTCACTGCGCGGAGACATGCAGATGATCCGGATGATGCTCTCCGGGCGGGACGCCGAACTGGCGGCGACCGCGGGCAAGTGGCTCGCGGAACACGGACACCAGGACCGCTCGGTGTGA
- a CDS encoding zinc ribbon domain-containing protein: MARARKPVVPGWFGQDGADFRLLGTRCRACCSVFFPREDRFCRNPACGGSELEEIPLSRRGTVWSYTDSRYRPPPPYVSDPDVPWEPYTLVAVELAAERMVVLGQAAPGVTPADLTVGTEVELVPGVLNEDADADVTWTTWHWRPVAERP; encoded by the coding sequence GTGGCACGTGCCCGCAAGCCCGTGGTTCCGGGCTGGTTCGGTCAGGACGGCGCGGACTTCCGGCTGCTGGGGACCAGGTGCCGGGCCTGCTGCTCGGTCTTCTTCCCCCGCGAGGACCGCTTCTGCCGCAATCCGGCCTGCGGCGGAAGCGAGCTGGAGGAGATCCCGCTGTCCCGCCGCGGCACCGTCTGGTCCTACACCGACAGCCGCTACCGTCCGCCACCGCCCTATGTGAGCGACCCGGACGTGCCCTGGGAGCCGTACACACTGGTCGCCGTGGAGCTGGCGGCCGAGCGGATGGTGGTGCTGGGGCAGGCCGCGCCGGGCGTCACTCCGGCGGACCTGACGGTGGGTACGGAGGTCGAACTGGTGCCGGGGGTGCTGAACGAGGACGCGGACGCGGACGTCACGTGGACCACGTGGCACTGGCGGCCCGTGGCGGAACGGCCATGA